The sequence TTCGGCTGGCTGAGGTTCACCGGGGCGATCAGGCCGTTGCCGGTGAAGGCGCCCACCTGGCGCAGGCTCTTGATGAACGCGTCGCGGGTCGGGCAGGCACCGGCTCGCTGCAGGCCCTCGATCATCTCGTCGGCGGCGACATAGCCGTCGAGAGCGAGCTCGTCGTAGGGATTGGCGAGCTGCGGGGCGTAGGTGTGCATCACGCTGCTGTAGGCGACCATCGCCGGAGAGGTTGTCGGCGAGAAGCTCGACAGGAATGACAGACCGGCCATCTCGGGCCCGCGTTGCGCGACCAGGCTGTTGTCGATGCTGCTGCCCAGCACGACCCTGAGCTTGACCCCGAGCCGCTTCGCCGCCGCGTAGATGTCCAGGACCGCGCTGGTGGGGACGGCGGCGACGAGCGCGTTGGCGCCGGAGCTCTTCAGCTGTTCGGCGATGTGCGCCGGGCTCGTGCCGGTGTAGCTGACCGTGCCGATGACGGCGATTCCCGCGTTGCGCAGGCTGGGCGCGATCTTCGCGTCGAGGTTCTGGAACACCTCGAAGGTCGGGTCGGCGACGATGAGGGCCTTCGTTCCGCCCTGCGCCTGGACGTAGTCACCGAACGTCGAGACGGCGCCCGGGTTGAACAGGTTGCCGAAGTCGAAGAAGTTGGGATACCTGGTCCAGTCGGCGGTCGTGGCCGCGCCGGTGACCGGGACGTTCTGCACGCTCAGCCAGGCGGCGGAATCGCTGACGACGATCGACTGCGCGATGAGGCCAAAGATCTTCTGCGTGTCGACCAGGTCGTGCGCCACCGCGGAGAACATCGGGGCGTTGGCCTGGTCGTCGCGCCAGACGAGGTCGATGGTCCGGCCGTTGACGCCGCCGTGGGCATTCTGCAGAGCGATTCGGGCCTCGACGCCGCTGCGCGTCCCGCTGAAAGTGGACACGATGCCGCTCGGCCCGGAATCCGGATAGACGAGCCCGATCTTGATGGATTTCGCCGTCACGCCAGATTCCTGGGTCGGGCAGGTGCCCGCCGTGGCCGTACCCGTGCTCGACAACTGCCCGCAACCCGCGAGAAAGGTCGATGAAACGACCAGGAACGCCGCGAGGACGGCCGTGGTCGTTCCGGCGCGCAGGCGCTGGAGGCTCATACCGCCATCCCCCTCGCTGATCACCCCGAGCGCGCCGTCGCAGCGTCTTCATCGGGCCGAAGGGAACGGTATAACGGCTCCTCGCGACGCCTTTCCGCCAGGCAAGCATCATCCCGCGACGTTCATCTGCCGGTTTCTCGGCAGTCACCAG is a genomic window of Pseudofrankia inefficax containing:
- a CDS encoding ABC transporter substrate-binding protein, with product MSLQRLRAGTTTAVLAAFLVVSSTFLAGCGQLSSTGTATAGTCPTQESGVTAKSIKIGLVYPDSGPSGIVSTFSGTRSGVEARIALQNAHGGVNGRTIDLVWRDDQANAPMFSAVAHDLVDTQKIFGLIAQSIVVSDSAAWLSVQNVPVTGAATTADWTRYPNFFDFGNLFNPGAVSTFGDYVQAQGGTKALIVADPTFEVFQNLDAKIAPSLRNAGIAVIGTVSYTGTSPAHIAEQLKSSGANALVAAVPTSAVLDIYAAAKRLGVKLRVVLGSSIDNSLVAQRGPEMAGLSFLSSFSPTTSPAMVAYSSVMHTYAPQLANPYDELALDGYVAADEMIEGLQRAGACPTRDAFIKSLRQVGAFTGNGLIAPVNLSQPKAPTICVEFLKVDRAGGGLTPVPPPATVDQNGFWCGHTIQ